TTTAGACGTCTGCATCACCTTCATTTGAAGAAATGTCGTGAATGCTGCAAGCATCGGTAATATATAGTACGGATCTGCATGTCCTAAATTGACCCATAAAAACGAAGAGGTACGAATCTCTTCTGTGCGGCTAATTGCATAATATAGTGCCGAAAAAATTGGCATTTGTATAAGGATTGGCAAGCAGCCAGCTAGTGGATTCCAACCACCTGACTTCATGAGTTTTGACATTTCTTTTTGATACTCTTTTTGTTTTTCAATATCTTTGCTTACATCGCCATATTTGTCCTTCAACCTTTGAAGCTCAGGTTGCATTTGCTTCATTTTCATTTGACTGCGATATTGCGAAATAGCTAATGGGATCATTGCAGAGCGAACTAAAAGCGTAATAAGAATAATCGCAACCCCAAAACTCCCGCCAGCTATATGATCATGGGCAAATTGAAGCAAAAATGAGATGGGATAAACAAAGTAGTGATCCCAAATTCCAGTACTATTTGCATCAATAGGACTTGCATGACTGCAACCAGATAAAACAAAAACAAGTAACAATGATAAATAAATGAGCACAGCTCGGTATGATTTTAACATGTTCATTCCTCCAATGTTTCGTAATGAATTAGCGAAACATTGGTGTATACGGACCAGCTTCATCACTCTCATCGCTTGATTCTTGTCTACGAACAGAATGAACCATTCCGTATTTATAAAAAATAGAAAAAAGCAGCCAATGATCTATACTCTCCTCACATGTATCAACAAATGTAAAAGCTTTTTGTCTACTACTCGATGCTTGTTGA
The window above is part of the Bacillus cytotoxicus NVH 391-98 genome. Proteins encoded here:
- a CDS encoding membrane protein insertase YidC; translated protein: MLKSYRAVLIYLSLLLVFVLSGCSHASPIDANSTGIWDHYFVYPISFLLQFAHDHIAGGSFGVAIILITLLVRSAMIPLAISQYRSQMKMKQMQPELQRLKDKYGDVSKDIEKQKEYQKEMSKLMKSGGWNPLAGCLPILIQMPIFSALYYAISRTEEIRTSSFLWVNLGHADPYYILPMLAAFTTFLQMKVMQTSKDQVQMLKIQQFMMPAMILFMGFAAPSGLVLYWVTGNTFTMMQTIILRKFMEHEQGQLQNG